The Megalobrama amblycephala isolate DHTTF-2021 linkage group LG7, ASM1881202v1, whole genome shotgun sequence genome window below encodes:
- the LOC125271407 gene encoding lysozyme C, milk isozyme-like produces MKSVLSVKMLAALALVLLVFGATDGRILSKCELKEQLEAAQIPVIRAMGNKMTVDDLIAKLVCMASASGFNTSYVKAITAKPKAPVIQQLYGVFQLSDQLACDSGMKTSLNVCNMSCSALIDDDITDDIACLKTVISSIKPKPKTTLPLTTLNTILVKECRSVVASSYFAEC; encoded by the exons ATGAAGAGTGTTCTCTCAGTGAAGATGTTGGCAGCGTTGGCTCTGGTTCTGCTGGTGTTTGGTGCGACTGATGGACGGATTCTGAGTAAGTGTGAGCTGAAGGAGCAGCTGGAGGCTGCTCAGATTCCTGTGATTAGGGCCATGGGAAACAAAATGACCGTGGATGATCTCATCGCTAAAC TTGTCTGCATGGCCAGTGCCTCAGGCTTCAACACCAGCTATGTCAAAGCTATCACCGCCAAGCCTAAGGCACCTGTAATCCAGCAGCTGTATGGTGTGTTTCAGCTCAGTGATCAGCTGGCCTGTGATTCCGGCATGAAGACGTCACTTAATGTCTGCAACATGAGCTGCTCTG CTTTGATTGACGATGACATCACAGATGACATCGCCTGCCTGAAGACCGTGATTAGCAGCAT TAAACCTAAACCTAAAACCACTCTTCCACTTACAAC GTTGAACACTATTTTGGTGAAGGAGTGTCGCTCTGTGGTTGCCTCTAGTTATTTCGCTGAGTGTTGA
- the LOC125271408 gene encoding uncharacterized protein LOC125271408 isoform X1: MQLSSDHREMKSVLSVKMLAALALVLLVSSAVEGRILSKCELKAQLDAAQFQQITAMGEKITMDNLIARLVCKANSSAFNTSFVKAIMVNNKEMKPAQAPPQAPPQAPAKAPSRVPPQTPPQAPPQAPSKIPPKPHAQAPTKGPQVPDHKTKHPKLNATAKVSGQLYGVFQLSDQLACDSGMMPSLNVCNMSCSALIDDDITNDIACLKTLMNTMKPKPIEKPTDGNKILEELMVKECRSVVPAKYFADCA; this comes from the exons ATGCAGCTAAGCTCCGATCATAGAGAGATGAAGAGCGTTCTCTCAGTGAAGATGTTGGCGGCGTTGGCTCTGGTTCTGCTGGTGTCCAGTGCGGTGGAGGGACGGATTCTCAGTAAATGTGAGCTGAAGGCTCAGCTGGACGCTGCTCAGTTTCAGCAGATTACAGCCATGGGAGAAAAAATAACCATGGACAATCTCATCGCTAGAC TTGTCTGCAAGGCCAACAGCTCAGCCTTCAACACCAGCTTTGTCAAAGCAATCATGGTCAACAATAAGGAGATGAAACCAGCTCAAGCCCCACCTCAAGCCCCACCTCAAGCCCCAGCTAAAGCCCCATCTCGAGTTCCACCTCAAACCCCACCACAAGCCCCACCTCAAGCTCCATCTAAAATCCCACCCAAGCCTCATGCACAGGCCCCCACTAAAGGACCACAGGTGCCCGACCACAAGACCAAGCATCCAAAGCTGAACGCTACTGCCAAAGTTTCCGGGCAGCTGTACGGTGTGTTTCAGCTCAGTGATCAGCTGGCCTGTGATTCTGGCATGATGCCGTCGCTCAATGTCTGCAACATGAGCTGCTCTG CTCTGATTGATGATGACATTACCAATGACATCGCCTGCCTGAAGACCCTGATGAACACCAT GAAGCCTAAACCCATAGAGAAGCCCACTGATGGTAATAAGAT TTTGGAGGAGCTGATGGTGAAGGAGTGTCGCTCTGTTGTTCCCGCAAAGTACTTTGCAGACTGTGCTTAA
- the LOC125271408 gene encoding uncharacterized protein LOC125271408 isoform X2 produces the protein MKSVLSVKMLAALALVLLVSSAVEGRILSKCELKAQLDAAQFQQITAMGEKITMDNLIARLVCKANSSAFNTSFVKAIMVNNKEMKPAQAPPQAPPQAPAKAPSRVPPQTPPQAPPQAPSKIPPKPHAQAPTKGPQVPDHKTKHPKLNATAKVSGQLYGVFQLSDQLACDSGMMPSLNVCNMSCSALIDDDITNDIACLKTLMNTMKPKPIEKPTDGNKILEELMVKECRSVVPAKYFADCA, from the exons ATGAAGAGCGTTCTCTCAGTGAAGATGTTGGCGGCGTTGGCTCTGGTTCTGCTGGTGTCCAGTGCGGTGGAGGGACGGATTCTCAGTAAATGTGAGCTGAAGGCTCAGCTGGACGCTGCTCAGTTTCAGCAGATTACAGCCATGGGAGAAAAAATAACCATGGACAATCTCATCGCTAGAC TTGTCTGCAAGGCCAACAGCTCAGCCTTCAACACCAGCTTTGTCAAAGCAATCATGGTCAACAATAAGGAGATGAAACCAGCTCAAGCCCCACCTCAAGCCCCACCTCAAGCCCCAGCTAAAGCCCCATCTCGAGTTCCACCTCAAACCCCACCACAAGCCCCACCTCAAGCTCCATCTAAAATCCCACCCAAGCCTCATGCACAGGCCCCCACTAAAGGACCACAGGTGCCCGACCACAAGACCAAGCATCCAAAGCTGAACGCTACTGCCAAAGTTTCCGGGCAGCTGTACGGTGTGTTTCAGCTCAGTGATCAGCTGGCCTGTGATTCTGGCATGATGCCGTCGCTCAATGTCTGCAACATGAGCTGCTCTG CTCTGATTGATGATGACATTACCAATGACATCGCCTGCCTGAAGACCCTGATGAACACCAT GAAGCCTAAACCCATAGAGAAGCCCACTGATGGTAATAAGAT TTTGGAGGAGCTGATGGTGAAGGAGTGTCGCTCTGTTGTTCCCGCAAAGTACTTTGCAGACTGTGCTTAA
- the LOC125271805 gene encoding uncharacterized protein LOC125271805, whose amino-acid sequence MKSVLSVKMLAALALVLLVSSVTEGRILSKCELKDKLKAALGGNQGGNVPGGNVTPGVGNTTPGVGNVTGAGSGSVPGNVTAPGNVIVPGNVTAPGNVTAPGNETVPGNVTAPGNVTAPGNVTVPGSVTVPKNKIVDLGLIAKIVCSVERVSKFNTNLVTPIQGDVRPPAGPPPKPEQRPNGGPGGKPSQGRPGGRGKRSPGRGRDSSEEDSRESSARVPTKLYGIFQLSDRVACSSGPGQSLNICRMDCRALIDDDIRDDIACLQTLLDNAVAPAPRDKKKHSLFVKECLNVNPLQYFALCV is encoded by the exons GTGTGAGCTGAAGGACAAGCTCAAGGCGGCTCTGGGAGGAAATCAGGGAGGAAATGTTCCTGGAGGAAATGTTACTCCTGGGGTTGGAAATACAACTCCTGGGGTTGGAAATGTGACCGGAGCTGGGTCTGGAAGTGTGCCTGGAAATGTGACTGCGCCTGGAAATGTGATTGTGCCTGGAAATGTGACTGCGCCTGGAAATGTGACTGCGCCTGGAAATGAGACTGTGCCTGGAAATGTGACTGCGCCTGGAAATGTGACTGCGCCTGGAAATGTGACTGTGCCTGGAAGTGTGACTGTGCCCAAAAATAAGATTGTAGATTTGGGCCTCATCGCCAAAA TCGTCTGCTCTGTGGAGCGTGTGTCAAAGTTCAACACCAACCTGGTCACCCCCATCCAAGGTGACGTCAGACCTCCAGCAGGACCCCCTCCCAAACCAGAACAACGACCCAATGGAGGACCAGGGGGAAAACCTAGTCAGGGCCGTCCCGGTGGAAGAGGAAAGAGATCCCCTGGTCGGGGACGTGACAGTTCAGAGGAGGATTCCAGAGAAAGCTCTGCTCGTGTTCCCACAAAACTGTATGGAATCTTCCAGCTGAGCGATCGTGTGGCATGCAGTTCCGGACCCGGCCAGAGTCTGAACATCTGCCGCATGGACTGCAGAG CTCTGATTGATGATGACATCAGGGATGACATCGCCTGTCTGCAGACCCTGTTGGACAATGC TGTTGCTCCAGCTCCTCGGGACAAGAA GAAGCACTCGTTGTTCGTGAAGGAGTGCCTCAATGTCAATCCTTTGCAGTACTTTGCTTTGTGTGTCTAA